One Peterkaempfera bronchialis DNA window includes the following coding sequences:
- the mfd gene encoding transcription-repair coupling factor has protein sequence MTLTGLLDVVAQDAALAEAVEAAATGSRRHLDLVGPPAARPFAIAALARSLAGKAAGDRGRPVLAVTATGREAEDLAAALRSLLPPDAVAEFPAWETLPHERLSPRSDTVGRRLAVLRRIVHPQDGGTPQAPEGLGGDPAAGPVQVVVAPVRSVLQPQVKGLADLEPVALRSGEQHDLDEVAHRLSAAAYQRVELVEKRGEFAVRGGILDVFPPTEEHPLRVEFWGDDIEEIRYFKVADQRSLEIAEHGLWAPPCRELLLTEPVRARAAELAAAHPELAEILDRIAEGIAVEGMESLAPVLVDDMELLIDVLPQGSVAVVCDPERVRTRAADLVATSQEFLHASWVAAASGGDRPIDLAPIDVSAASLWALADIREHADEIGLPWWSVSPFATSDSAETFETRLDFDPDTLTLGMHAVEAYRGDTARAIADAKERLADGWRVVMVTEGHGPASRIAEMLGNEGIAARLTADLATAPEPGLVHVSCGSIEHGLVDEALKLTVVTETDLAGQKSSTKDMRRMPSRRRNAIDPLALQAGDYVVHEQHGVGRYVEMVQRTVQGATREYLVLEYAPAKRGLPGDRLFVPTDQLDQVTKYVGGEAPSLHRIGGADWAKTKSRAKKAVKEIAADLIRLYSARMAAPGHTFGNDTPWQRELEDAFPYAETPDQLTTIAEVKADMEKSVPMDRLICGDVGYGKTEIAVRAAFKAVQDGKQVAVLVPTTLLVQQHFSTFSERYANFPVVVKALSRFQTDTEAKAVLEGLREGSVDVVIGTHRLFSSETRFKDLGLVIVDEEQRFGVEHKEQLKKLRANVDVLTMSATPIPRTLEMAVTGIREMSTITTPPEERHPVLTFVGPYDDKQIAAAVRRELLREGQVFYIHNRVESIDKAAARLKDLVPEARVATAHGQMGENHLEKVVVDFWEKEFDVLVSTTIVESGIDISNANTLIVERGDTFGLSQLHQLRGRVGRGRERGYAYFLYPPEKPLTETAHERLATIAQHTEMGAGMYVAMKDLEIRGAGNLLGGEQSGHIAGVGFDLYMRMVGEAVAEFRDQLETGGEPEEEPLEVKIELPVDAHVPHDYAPGERLRLQAYRSIAAVNSEDDITQVREELTDRYGKLPEPVENLLLVAGLRLFARRCGISDITLQGSNVRFGPVELRESQQLRLNRLYPRNVLKSATHQLLVPRPTTGRIGGKPVVGRELLAWSREFLTAIFDELPAPTR, from the coding sequence ATGACCCTGACCGGACTGCTTGACGTCGTCGCCCAGGACGCCGCACTCGCCGAGGCCGTCGAGGCCGCCGCCACCGGCAGCCGCCGGCACCTCGACCTGGTGGGGCCGCCCGCCGCCAGACCCTTCGCCATCGCCGCGCTGGCCCGCTCGCTCGCCGGCAAGGCCGCAGGCGACCGGGGCCGCCCGGTACTCGCCGTCACCGCGACCGGCCGCGAGGCCGAGGACCTGGCCGCCGCCCTCCGCTCGCTGCTGCCGCCCGACGCGGTGGCGGAGTTCCCGGCGTGGGAGACCCTGCCGCACGAACGGCTCTCCCCCCGCTCCGACACCGTCGGCCGCCGCCTCGCCGTGCTGCGCCGGATCGTCCACCCTCAGGACGGCGGCACCCCCCAAGCCCCCGAGGGGCTTGGCGGAGACCCGGCGGCCGGCCCGGTGCAGGTGGTCGTCGCCCCCGTACGCTCCGTGCTCCAACCGCAGGTCAAGGGCCTCGCCGACCTGGAGCCGGTGGCGCTGCGGAGCGGTGAGCAGCACGACCTGGACGAGGTCGCGCACCGCCTGTCCGCCGCCGCGTACCAGCGGGTGGAGCTGGTCGAGAAGCGCGGCGAGTTCGCCGTGCGCGGCGGCATCCTGGACGTCTTCCCGCCCACCGAGGAGCACCCGCTGCGGGTGGAGTTCTGGGGCGACGACATCGAGGAGATCCGCTACTTCAAGGTCGCCGACCAGCGCTCCCTGGAGATCGCCGAGCACGGCCTGTGGGCGCCGCCCTGCCGCGAACTGCTGCTCACCGAGCCGGTCCGGGCCCGCGCCGCCGAACTGGCCGCCGCCCATCCCGAGCTGGCCGAGATCCTGGACCGGATCGCCGAGGGCATCGCGGTGGAGGGCATGGAGTCCCTGGCCCCCGTGCTGGTCGACGACATGGAGCTGCTGATCGACGTACTGCCGCAGGGCAGCGTCGCCGTGGTCTGCGACCCCGAGCGGGTCCGCACCCGGGCCGCCGACCTGGTCGCCACCAGCCAGGAGTTCCTGCACGCCTCCTGGGTGGCCGCCGCCTCCGGCGGTGACCGGCCGATCGACCTGGCACCCATCGACGTCTCCGCCGCCTCCCTCTGGGCGCTGGCCGACATCCGGGAGCACGCGGACGAGATCGGCCTGCCCTGGTGGTCCGTCAGCCCCTTCGCAACCAGCGACTCCGCCGAGACCTTCGAGACCCGGCTGGACTTCGACCCGGACACCCTGACCCTCGGCATGCACGCCGTGGAGGCGTACCGGGGCGACACCGCCCGCGCCATCGCCGACGCCAAGGAGCGGCTCGCCGACGGCTGGCGGGTCGTGATGGTCACCGAGGGCCACGGCCCGGCCAGCCGGATCGCCGAGATGCTCGGCAACGAGGGCATCGCCGCCCGGCTCACCGCCGACCTGGCCACCGCCCCCGAACCGGGCCTGGTCCATGTCTCCTGCGGCTCCATCGAACACGGCCTGGTCGACGAGGCCCTGAAGCTCACCGTGGTCACCGAGACCGACCTCGCCGGGCAGAAGTCCTCCACCAAGGACATGCGGCGGATGCCGTCGCGCCGCCGCAACGCCATCGACCCGCTCGCCCTCCAGGCCGGCGACTATGTCGTCCACGAGCAGCACGGCGTCGGCCGCTATGTCGAGATGGTGCAGCGCACCGTGCAGGGCGCCACTCGCGAGTACCTGGTGCTGGAGTACGCCCCGGCCAAGCGCGGCCTGCCCGGCGACCGGCTCTTCGTCCCCACCGACCAACTGGACCAGGTCACCAAGTACGTCGGCGGCGAGGCGCCCTCGCTGCACCGGATCGGCGGCGCCGACTGGGCCAAGACCAAGTCCCGCGCCAAGAAGGCGGTCAAGGAGATCGCCGCCGACCTGATCAGGCTCTACTCGGCGCGGATGGCCGCCCCCGGCCACACCTTCGGCAACGACACCCCCTGGCAGCGGGAGTTGGAGGACGCCTTCCCGTACGCCGAGACGCCCGACCAGCTCACCACCATCGCCGAGGTCAAGGCCGACATGGAGAAGTCGGTCCCGATGGACCGGCTGATCTGCGGCGACGTCGGCTACGGCAAGACCGAGATCGCGGTGCGGGCCGCCTTCAAGGCGGTGCAGGACGGCAAGCAGGTGGCGGTGCTGGTGCCCACCACGCTTCTGGTCCAGCAGCACTTCTCCACCTTCTCCGAGCGGTACGCCAACTTCCCCGTGGTGGTGAAGGCGCTCTCCCGCTTCCAGACCGACACCGAGGCCAAGGCCGTCCTTGAGGGCCTGCGCGAGGGCTCGGTGGACGTGGTCATCGGCACCCACCGGCTCTTCTCCTCCGAGACCAGGTTCAAGGACCTGGGCCTGGTGATCGTGGACGAGGAGCAGCGCTTCGGCGTGGAGCACAAGGAGCAGCTGAAGAAGCTCCGCGCCAATGTGGACGTGCTCACCATGTCCGCCACCCCGATCCCGCGCACCCTGGAGATGGCGGTCACCGGCATCCGCGAGATGTCCACCATCACCACCCCGCCGGAGGAGCGCCACCCGGTGCTGACCTTCGTCGGCCCGTACGACGACAAGCAGATCGCCGCCGCCGTCCGCCGCGAACTGCTCCGCGAGGGACAGGTCTTCTACATCCACAACCGCGTCGAGTCCATCGACAAGGCCGCCGCCCGCCTCAAGGACCTGGTCCCCGAGGCCCGGGTGGCCACCGCGCATGGGCAGATGGGCGAGAACCACCTGGAGAAGGTGGTGGTCGACTTCTGGGAGAAGGAGTTCGACGTGCTGGTCTCCACCACGATCGTGGAGTCCGGCATCGACATCTCCAATGCCAACACCCTGATCGTGGAGCGCGGCGACACCTTCGGCCTCTCCCAGCTCCACCAGCTGCGCGGCCGGGTCGGCCGTGGCCGCGAGCGCGGCTATGCGTACTTCCTCTACCCGCCGGAGAAGCCGCTCACCGAGACCGCCCACGAGCGGCTGGCCACCATCGCCCAGCACACCGAGATGGGCGCGGGCATGTACGTCGCCATGAAGGACCTGGAGATCCGGGGCGCGGGCAACCTGCTCGGCGGCGAGCAGTCCGGCCATATCGCGGGCGTCGGCTTCGACCTCTATATGCGGATGGTCGGCGAGGCCGTCGCCGAGTTCCGCGACCAGTTGGAGACCGGCGGCGAACCGGAGGAGGAGCCGCTGGAGGTCAAGATCGAGCTGCCCGTGGACGCCCATGTGCCGCACGACTACGCCCCCGGTGAGCGGCTGCGGCTCCAGGCGTACCGCTCCATCGCCGCCGTCAACTCCGAGGACGACATCACCCAGGTCCGGGAGGAACTCACCGACCGCTACGGCAAGTTGCCCGAGCCGGTGGAGAACCTGCTGCTGGTCGCCGGGCTGCGGCTGTTCGCCCGCCGCTGCGGCATCAGCGACATCACCCTCCAGGGCTCCAATGTCCGCTTCGGCCCGGTGGAACTGCGTGAGTCCCAGCAGCTCCGGCTGAACCGCCTCTACCCGCGCAACGTCCTCAAGAGCGCCACCCACCAGCTCCTGGTACCCCGCCCCACCACCGGCCGCATCGGCGGCAAACCCGTCGTCGGCCGCGAACTCCTCGCCTGGTCCCGCGAGTTCCTCACCGCCATCTTCGACGAACTCCCCGCCCCCACCCGCTGA
- a CDS encoding SurA N-terminal domain-containing protein, which translates to MIRIPVPDRTAAPVRRRAIAAAGAVLATVALTACGNTARPGSAAVVGDHRITTSAVQAQVVAYRDAVAEESQGIPQPENAGLARNTVREMILSDLVAHALTQQGLTVTPGEIQQARAADARQLGGEAGLRRALLEQKGVAPNAADDFYRRILGMQKLAQHSGEDPDTQQGTEAIRKALIESSGSIKVELNPRYGSWDPKTISFSEGGDDWLHAPRTEPS; encoded by the coding sequence GTGATCCGCATCCCCGTCCCCGACCGCACCGCGGCGCCCGTCCGCAGGCGGGCCATCGCCGCCGCCGGGGCGGTGCTGGCCACAGTCGCGCTCACCGCCTGCGGGAACACCGCGCGCCCCGGCTCGGCCGCCGTGGTCGGCGACCACCGGATCACCACCTCCGCCGTGCAGGCGCAGGTGGTGGCGTACCGCGACGCGGTGGCCGAGGAGAGCCAGGGCATCCCCCAGCCGGAGAACGCGGGCCTGGCCCGCAACACCGTGCGCGAGATGATCCTCTCCGACCTGGTCGCGCACGCCCTGACCCAGCAGGGGCTGACCGTCACCCCCGGCGAGATCCAGCAGGCCCGTGCGGCCGACGCCCGCCAGCTCGGCGGGGAGGCCGGGCTGCGACGGGCCCTGCTGGAGCAGAAGGGCGTGGCCCCCAACGCGGCCGACGACTTCTACCGGCGGATCCTGGGCATGCAGAAGCTCGCCCAGCACTCCGGCGAGGACCCCGACACCCAGCAGGGCACCGAGGCGATCCGCAAGGCGCTGATCGAGTCGTCCGGCTCCATCAAGGTGGAGCTCAACCCGCGCTACGGCAGCTGGGACCCGAAGACGATCAGCTTCTCCGAGGGCGGCGACGACTGGCTGCACGCCCCGCGTACAGAACCCTCCTGA
- a CDS encoding DUF6479 family protein, which yields MPMEAAVVSTVKPAVVVIIVIGVLIVVGLVAAFIAGYRRKQDEPPPRVSHAPGSDSWETREQHEQHRQQRPGEHTPGEHTGGQTGGQTGGDRQPPGPPPH from the coding sequence ATGCCGATGGAAGCAGCAGTGGTCAGCACGGTGAAGCCGGCCGTCGTCGTGATCATCGTGATCGGGGTCCTGATCGTGGTGGGCCTGGTCGCGGCGTTCATCGCGGGCTACCGCCGCAAGCAGGACGAGCCCCCGCCGCGGGTCTCGCACGCCCCGGGCAGCGACTCCTGGGAGACCCGGGAGCAGCATGAGCAGCACCGGCAGCAGCGGCCCGGGGAGCACACCCCCGGGGAGCACACCGGCGGACAGACCGGCGGACAGACCGGCGGGGACCGGCAGCCGCCCGGCCCGCCGCCGCACTGA
- a CDS encoding MazG family protein, with protein sequence MPAPTGRLVLLTTTHRIAPGLLSWPAWETLRGADLVLVGDPAHPQLPAVRQAGVRVEPQTADTVPALARRLAETAAVPGRTVVWIGGADGDPGLTDALARLAVEGGLDPAPEIELLPGSYDLPGARLLDLVAVMDRMRSPGGCPWDAQQTHASLVKYLVEEAFELVEAIEEGDRESLREELGDVLFQVAFHARIAEEHAEEPFTIDDVAADLVEKLMYRHPHVFGDAEAGTPEQVEANWELLKAAEKQRGSAVDGVPLAQPALALAAKLVSRARKAGLDVPAGTPAPPPGGETPETAETAETTEAAVGEALLGLAARAQAEGIDPEAALRAAARRYRDAVQAAERQS encoded by the coding sequence CTGCCGGCCCCGACCGGCCGGCTCGTCCTGCTGACCACCACCCACCGGATCGCCCCCGGGCTGCTCTCCTGGCCGGCCTGGGAGACGCTGCGCGGCGCCGACCTGGTCCTGGTCGGCGACCCCGCCCATCCGCAGCTGCCCGCCGTACGGCAGGCCGGTGTCCGGGTCGAGCCGCAGACCGCCGACACCGTGCCCGCGCTGGCCCGCCGCCTCGCCGAGACCGCCGCCGTACCCGGCCGCACCGTGGTCTGGATCGGCGGCGCCGACGGCGACCCCGGCCTCACCGACGCCCTGGCCCGGCTCGCCGTCGAGGGCGGCCTGGACCCGGCCCCGGAGATCGAACTCCTCCCCGGCTCCTATGACCTGCCCGGCGCCCGGCTGCTCGACCTGGTCGCCGTGATGGACCGGATGCGCTCGCCCGGCGGCTGCCCGTGGGACGCCCAGCAGACCCATGCGTCGCTGGTGAAGTACCTGGTGGAGGAGGCGTTCGAGCTGGTGGAGGCGATCGAGGAGGGCGACCGGGAGTCGCTGCGCGAGGAGCTGGGCGATGTGCTCTTCCAGGTGGCCTTCCACGCCCGCATCGCCGAGGAGCACGCCGAGGAGCCCTTCACCATCGACGATGTGGCCGCCGACCTGGTGGAGAAGCTGATGTACCGGCACCCGCATGTCTTCGGCGACGCGGAGGCCGGCACCCCGGAGCAGGTCGAGGCCAACTGGGAGCTGCTCAAGGCCGCCGAGAAGCAGCGCGGCTCGGCCGTGGACGGCGTCCCGCTGGCGCAGCCCGCCCTCGCCCTGGCGGCCAAGCTGGTCTCCCGCGCCCGCAAGGCCGGACTGGATGTCCCGGCGGGTACCCCCGCGCCGCCGCCCGGCGGTGAGACCCCCGAAACGGCCGAGACGGCCGAGACGACCGAGGCGGCAGTCGGCGAGGCGCTGCTCGGCCTGGCCGCCCGGGCGCAGGCCGAGGGCATCGACCCGGAGGCGGCGCTGCGCGCAGCGGCCCGCCGCTACCGCGATGCCGTACAGGCGGCGGAGCGGCAGTCCTGA
- a CDS encoding SDR family NAD(P)-dependent oxidoreductase, with protein sequence MRVRGAVVVVTGAAGGIGAALARRFAAEGAAGLLLADLDADAVEDLAGELDRDGCRAVGVGSDVSHEGDVRTLVHTAEKHLGPIDLFCSNAGVGTAQGIDAPDALWQACWDVNVMAQVYAARAVVPGMLARGRGWLLNTASAAGLLTMPGDAPYSATKHAAVAFAEWLAVTYGGRGIGVSVLCPQGVHTKLTTDPGVAAVLGAFGPMLEPAEVADAVVAGLADERFLILPHPEVARYEQGRATDRDAWLAGMRKAVQGIAQADVPGGPGQPAGEEPAGSAV encoded by the coding sequence ATGCGGGTACGCGGTGCGGTGGTGGTCGTCACCGGGGCGGCGGGCGGAATCGGTGCGGCGCTCGCGCGGCGCTTCGCGGCGGAGGGCGCGGCCGGGCTGCTCCTGGCCGACCTGGACGCGGACGCCGTGGAGGACCTGGCGGGCGAACTCGACCGGGACGGCTGCCGGGCGGTCGGCGTGGGGAGCGACGTCTCCCACGAGGGCGATGTACGGACCCTGGTGCACACCGCCGAGAAGCACCTCGGCCCGATCGACCTCTTCTGTAGCAACGCCGGGGTCGGCACCGCCCAGGGCATCGACGCCCCCGACGCGCTCTGGCAGGCGTGCTGGGACGTCAATGTCATGGCGCAGGTGTACGCGGCCAGGGCCGTGGTCCCCGGGATGCTCGCCCGGGGCCGGGGCTGGCTGCTGAACACCGCCTCGGCGGCGGGGCTGCTCACCATGCCGGGGGACGCGCCGTACAGCGCCACCAAGCATGCGGCGGTGGCGTTCGCCGAGTGGCTGGCGGTGACCTATGGCGGGCGCGGCATCGGGGTGAGCGTGCTCTGCCCGCAGGGCGTGCACACCAAGCTGACCACCGACCCCGGGGTGGCGGCCGTACTCGGCGCCTTCGGCCCGATGCTGGAGCCGGCCGAGGTGGCTGACGCCGTCGTCGCCGGGCTGGCCGACGAGCGGTTCCTGATCCTGCCGCACCCGGAGGTGGCGCGGTACGAGCAGGGCCGGGCCACCGACCGCGACGCCTGGCTGGCCGGGATGCGCAAGGCCGTCCAGGGCATCGCTCAGGCGGACGTGCCCGGCGGGCCCGGGCAGCCCGCCGGGGAGGAGCCCGCCGGGTCGGCGGTGTAG
- a CDS encoding cytochrome P450 family protein — translation MPVPPAPALFTFEFAADPYPAYAWLREHSPVHRTTLPSGVEAWLVTRYADARQALADTRLSKNPAHHSEQAHRSGRVGIPGERSAELMTHLLNIDPPDHTRLRRLVSKAFTPRRVAEFEPRVQQLTDRLIDSFAERGSADLIHEFAFPLPIYAICDLLGVPAEDQDDFRDWAGMMVRHAGGKRGGVGRAVKRMRTYLAELIHRKRAELTAQPLPGEDLISGLIRASDHGEHLTENEAAAMAFILLFAGFETTVNLIGNGLYALLRNPDQRALLQDALRRGDSALLAGAVEELLRYDGPVELATWRFATAPVTIGGTEIPAGDPVLVVLAAADRDPDRFDGPDTLDLARRDNPHLGFGHGIHYCLGAPLARLEGQIALATLLTRLPDLELAADPDDLRWRGGLIMRGLRDLPVRFTPGSTRSGSDPE, via the coding sequence ATGCCCGTTCCGCCCGCCCCCGCCCTCTTCACCTTCGAGTTCGCCGCCGATCCCTACCCGGCGTACGCCTGGCTGCGCGAGCACTCCCCGGTGCACCGCACCACCCTTCCCAGCGGCGTGGAGGCATGGCTGGTCACCCGGTACGCGGACGCCCGGCAGGCGCTCGCCGACACCCGGCTCTCCAAGAACCCGGCGCACCACAGCGAGCAGGCGCACCGCAGCGGGCGGGTCGGCATCCCCGGGGAACGCAGTGCCGAGCTGATGACCCACCTCCTCAACATCGACCCTCCCGACCACACCCGGCTGCGCAGGCTGGTCTCCAAGGCGTTTACGCCGCGCAGGGTCGCCGAGTTCGAACCCCGGGTGCAGCAGCTCACCGACCGGCTGATCGACTCCTTCGCCGAGCGGGGCAGCGCCGACCTGATCCATGAGTTCGCCTTCCCGCTGCCCATCTACGCCATCTGCGACCTGCTGGGCGTACCGGCCGAGGACCAGGACGACTTCCGCGACTGGGCCGGGATGATGGTGCGGCACGCCGGGGGCAAGCGCGGTGGGGTGGGCCGCGCGGTGAAGCGGATGCGCACTTATCTGGCCGAGCTGATCCACCGCAAGCGGGCCGAGCTCACCGCCCAGCCGCTGCCCGGCGAGGACCTGATCTCCGGCCTGATCCGGGCCAGCGACCACGGCGAGCACCTCACCGAGAACGAGGCCGCCGCGATGGCCTTCATCCTGCTCTTCGCGGGCTTCGAGACCACCGTCAACCTGATCGGCAACGGCCTCTACGCACTGCTGCGCAACCCCGACCAGCGGGCGCTGCTCCAGGACGCCCTGCGCCGTGGCGACTCCGCTCTGCTCGCCGGCGCGGTGGAGGAACTGCTGCGCTACGACGGCCCGGTGGAGCTGGCCACCTGGCGGTTCGCCACCGCCCCGGTCACCATCGGCGGCACGGAGATCCCGGCCGGGGACCCGGTGCTGGTGGTGCTGGCCGCCGCCGACCGGGACCCGGACCGCTTCGACGGCCCCGACACCCTGGACCTGGCCCGCCGCGACAACCCGCACCTCGGCTTCGGCCATGGCATCCACTACTGCCTGGGCGCCCCGCTGGCCCGGCTGGAGGGCCAGATCGCCCTGGCCACCCTGCTCACCCGCCTGCCTGACCTGGAACTCGCCGCCGACCCCGACGACCTGCGCTGGCGCGGCGGGCTCATCATGCGCGGCCTGCGCGACCTCCCGGTCCGCTTCACCCCCGGTTCGACACGGTCGGGAAGCGACCCGGAGTAG
- a CDS encoding transglycosylase family protein: MLLSGNGRHRRPRPSQTKKFVTAAGVTGAGIALPLMAAGSASAASTATWDKVAQCESGGEWDINTGNGFYGGLQFTQSTWAAYGGTVYADRADLASKSVQIEIAEKVLGSQGPGAWPVCSVQAGLTAAGSDAGAGADTGGSTSTGAGEAASRGGGRTDLDPAGSTSPDTTPTQQEQLPEFEGKDGWDSQDDVYWYEEDGVWHWTSHQSVYEQHTAAAEGTTPASATPAAQTTSRPAAADGDQDGRSSRSGQGGRSELGGQGDQDGYTVQAGDTLSQIAESHHLGGWHHLYEQNRSTVGADPDLILPGQQLDLG; the protein is encoded by the coding sequence ATGCTGCTTTCCGGCAACGGCCGCCACCGCCGCCCCCGCCCCAGCCAGACCAAGAAGTTCGTCACCGCCGCAGGCGTGACCGGTGCGGGCATCGCGCTGCCGCTGATGGCCGCCGGCAGCGCGTCCGCCGCCTCCACCGCCACCTGGGACAAGGTCGCCCAGTGCGAGAGCGGCGGCGAGTGGGACATCAACACCGGCAACGGCTTCTACGGCGGGTTGCAGTTCACCCAGAGCACCTGGGCGGCGTACGGCGGCACCGTGTACGCGGACCGGGCGGACCTGGCGAGCAAGAGCGTGCAGATCGAGATAGCCGAGAAGGTGCTGGGCAGTCAGGGGCCGGGCGCCTGGCCGGTCTGCTCGGTGCAGGCCGGGCTGACGGCGGCCGGGTCGGACGCGGGTGCGGGGGCGGACACCGGCGGCAGCACCTCCACCGGCGCGGGCGAGGCGGCCTCGCGCGGCGGTGGCCGCACCGACCTGGACCCTGCGGGCAGCACTTCCCCGGACACCACCCCGACCCAGCAGGAGCAGCTGCCCGAGTTCGAGGGCAAGGACGGCTGGGACTCCCAGGACGACGTCTACTGGTACGAGGAGGACGGCGTCTGGCACTGGACCAGCCACCAGAGCGTGTACGAGCAGCACACCGCCGCCGCCGAGGGCACCACCCCGGCCTCCGCCACCCCCGCCGCGCAGACCACCTCCCGGCCCGCAGCGGCGGACGGCGACCAGGACGGCCGGAGCAGCCGCAGCGGCCAGGGAGGCCGGAGCGAGCTGGGCGGCCAGGGCGACCAGGACGGTTACACCGTCCAGGCCGGCGACACCCTCTCCCAGATCGCCGAGAGCCACCACCTCGGCGGCTGGCACCACCTGTACGAGCAGAACCGTTCCACCGTCGGCGCCGACCCGGACCTGATCCTGCCCGGCCAGCAGCTGGACCTCGGCTGA
- the eno gene encoding phosphopyruvate hydratase: MPSIDVVVAREILDSRGNPTVEVEVGLDDGSTGRAAVPSGASTGAFEALELRDGDKSRYGGKGVEKAVLAVIEQIGPELVGYDATEQRLIDQAMLDLDATPDKSSLGANAILGVSLAVAHAASEASDLPLFRYVGGPNAHVLPVPMMNILNGGSHADSNVDIQEFMIAPIGAESFSEAVRWGVEVYHTLKGVLKERGLSTGLGDEGGFAPNLDSNREALDLIVEAIKKAGYTPGKDIALALDVAASEFHKDGAYQYEGKALSAAELTDYYAELVAAYPLVSIEDPLNEEDWDGWKTITERLGDKVQLVGDDLFVTNPERLARGIESGTANALLVKVNQIGSLTETLDAVELAQRNGYRCMMSHRSGETEDVTIADLAVATNCGQIKTGAPARSERVAKYNQLLRIEEILDDAAEYAGRGAFPRYKYEG, encoded by the coding sequence GTGCCGTCCATCGATGTCGTCGTAGCCCGGGAGATCCTCGACTCGCGAGGCAACCCCACGGTCGAGGTCGAGGTCGGCCTCGACGACGGCAGCACCGGTCGTGCGGCGGTGCCGTCGGGCGCCTCCACCGGCGCCTTCGAGGCGCTGGAGCTGCGCGACGGCGACAAGTCCCGCTACGGCGGCAAGGGTGTGGAGAAGGCCGTCCTCGCCGTCATCGAGCAGATCGGCCCGGAGCTGGTCGGCTACGACGCCACCGAGCAGCGGCTGATCGACCAGGCGATGCTGGACCTGGACGCCACCCCGGACAAGTCCTCGCTCGGCGCCAACGCCATCCTCGGCGTCTCCCTCGCCGTGGCGCACGCCGCCTCCGAGGCGTCGGACCTGCCGCTCTTCCGCTACGTCGGCGGCCCCAACGCCCATGTGCTGCCGGTCCCGATGATGAACATCCTGAACGGCGGCTCACACGCCGACTCCAATGTGGACATCCAGGAGTTCATGATCGCTCCGATCGGCGCGGAGTCCTTCTCCGAGGCCGTGCGCTGGGGCGTGGAGGTCTACCACACCCTCAAGGGCGTGCTGAAGGAGCGCGGCCTCTCCACCGGTCTGGGCGACGAGGGCGGCTTCGCGCCGAACCTCGACTCCAACCGCGAGGCCCTGGACCTCATCGTCGAGGCCATCAAGAAGGCCGGGTACACCCCGGGCAAGGACATCGCGCTCGCCCTGGACGTCGCCGCCTCCGAGTTCCACAAGGACGGCGCCTACCAGTACGAGGGCAAGGCGCTCTCCGCCGCCGAGCTCACCGACTACTACGCCGAGCTGGTCGCCGCGTACCCGCTGGTCTCCATCGAGGACCCGCTGAACGAGGAGGACTGGGACGGCTGGAAGACCATCACCGAGCGGCTGGGCGACAAGGTCCAGCTGGTCGGTGACGACCTGTTCGTCACCAACCCGGAGCGCCTGGCCCGAGGCATCGAGTCCGGCACCGCCAACGCGCTGCTGGTGAAGGTCAACCAGATCGGCTCGCTGACCGAGACGCTGGACGCCGTGGAGCTGGCCCAGCGCAACGGCTACCGCTGCATGATGTCGCACCGCTCCGGCGAGACCGAGGACGTTACCATCGCCGACCTGGCCGTCGCCACCAACTGCGGCCAGATCAAGACCGGCGCCCCGGCCCGCTCCGAGCGCGTCGCCAAGTACAACCAGCTGCTGCGCATCGAGGAGATCCTCGACGACGCCGCCGAGTACGCCGGCCGGGGCGCGTTCCCCCGCTACAAGTACGAGGGCTGA
- a CDS encoding FtsB family cell division protein, with translation MATRKTAARPRGSATRPRSRPRFTGRAAVLALVLCSLIAALAYPTRQFIAQRADIAAQRAKAEQARARVEELRREKARWQDPAYVRAQARARLHYAMPGETPYISVDPGAAQSSAASAPAARGAARQPWYAGVWDSVDAADRAAPAAPPRP, from the coding sequence ATGGCGACACGGAAGACGGCCGCACGGCCGCGCGGATCCGCGACCAGGCCCCGCTCGCGCCCCCGCTTCACCGGCCGGGCCGCCGTGCTCGCGCTGGTGCTCTGTTCGCTGATCGCGGCGCTGGCCTACCCCACCCGGCAGTTCATCGCCCAGCGGGCCGACATCGCCGCCCAGCGGGCCAAGGCCGAGCAGGCCCGGGCCCGGGTCGAGGAGCTGCGCCGGGAGAAGGCCCGCTGGCAGGACCCCGCCTATGTCCGGGCGCAGGCCCGGGCGCGGCTGCACTACGCGATGCCCGGGGAGACCCCGTACATCTCGGTGGACCCCGGCGCCGCGCAGTCCTCCGCCGCCTCCGCCCCCGCCGCCCGAGGCGCGGCCCGGCAGCCCTGGTACGCCGGCGTCTGGGACTCCGTGGACGCCGCCGACCGGGCCGCCCCCGCCGCCCCACCCCGGCCCTGA